Proteins co-encoded in one Synechococcus elongatus PCC 6301 genomic window:
- a CDS encoding P-II family nitrogen regulator — MKKIEAIIRPFKLDEVKIALVNAGIVGMTVSEVRGFGRQKGQTERYRGSEYTVEFLQKLKLEIVVEDAQVDTVIDKIVAAARTGEIGDGKIFVSPVDQTIRIRTGEKNADAI, encoded by the coding sequence TTGAAGAAGATTGAGGCGATTATTCGTCCGTTCAAACTGGACGAAGTCAAGATTGCGCTCGTCAATGCTGGCATTGTCGGGATGACGGTTTCAGAAGTGCGCGGTTTTGGTCGCCAAAAAGGCCAAACGGAGCGCTATCGCGGCTCGGAATACACGGTTGAGTTTTTGCAAAAGCTGAAGCTCGAGATCGTGGTGGAAGATGCCCAAGTCGACACCGTCATCGACAAAATCGTTGCAGCAGCCCGCACTGGCGAAATTGGTGACGGCAAGATCTTCGTCTCGCCCGTCGACCAAACCATCCGGATTCGCACCGGCGAGAAAAACGCCGACGCAATCTAA
- a CDS encoding cytochrome c biogenesis protein: MTSDPLASPSFADRWRRGQQLFWTWLADLRLAILLLLAIAIASATGTVIEQGQSLAFYQENYPTDPALFGFLSWRWILSLGLDHVYRAGWFLGLLILFGASLTACTFRRQWPALRAAQRWQFYQEPRQFTKLALSASLPQGKLDSLEPLLLQRRYRLFRADDVLYARRGLAGRVGPILVHAGMLVVLGGAIWGSLGGFYAQEMIPSGETFQVRNIVDAGPWSGSRIPQDWAVKVNRFWIDYAPDGRIDQFYSDLSVVDREGQEQDRQTIHVNQPLRYGGLTFYQADWAIAAAQVRLNNSPVLQLPMAQLPAAGRIWGTFVPTKPDLSSGVSLIAKDLQGTAVIYGSNGEPLGTLRKGMAIEVEGIRLSLVDLVGSTGLQIKSDPGIPWVYAGFLFVMVGVVCSYVSHAQVWALEQDGQLYIGGRSNRALVAFEQEMLAVLAQLDAQSNHSAETAIA; this comes from the coding sequence ATGACCTCTGATCCTCTGGCCTCACCCTCCTTTGCCGATCGCTGGCGGCGGGGTCAACAGTTGTTTTGGACCTGGCTGGCCGATCTGCGTCTCGCGATCCTGCTGCTGCTAGCGATCGCGATCGCCAGTGCCACAGGTACCGTGATTGAGCAGGGGCAGAGTCTTGCCTTCTATCAAGAGAACTACCCCACCGATCCTGCCCTGTTTGGCTTTCTGTCGTGGCGCTGGATTCTGAGCCTTGGCCTTGACCATGTCTACCGAGCGGGCTGGTTCCTAGGGTTGCTCATTCTCTTTGGTGCCAGCCTCACGGCCTGTACTTTTCGTCGCCAATGGCCCGCCCTGCGGGCTGCCCAGCGTTGGCAGTTCTATCAAGAGCCTCGGCAATTTACCAAGCTTGCACTCAGTGCCAGCCTGCCTCAGGGCAAACTCGACAGTTTGGAACCGCTACTGCTGCAACGCCGCTACCGTCTCTTTCGGGCAGATGATGTCCTCTATGCTCGCCGAGGTCTGGCCGGACGAGTCGGTCCGATCTTGGTGCATGCCGGCATGCTGGTGGTGCTAGGGGGCGCCATCTGGGGCTCCTTGGGGGGATTTTATGCCCAGGAGATGATTCCAAGCGGCGAGACGTTTCAGGTTCGGAATATTGTCGATGCCGGCCCTTGGAGTGGCAGTCGTATTCCTCAGGATTGGGCAGTTAAGGTCAATCGCTTTTGGATTGACTATGCTCCCGACGGTCGCATCGATCAGTTCTACTCGGATCTGTCCGTAGTCGATCGCGAGGGACAAGAGCAAGATCGCCAGACAATTCACGTCAATCAACCCTTGCGCTACGGTGGTCTGACCTTTTATCAGGCCGACTGGGCAATCGCGGCAGCCCAAGTGCGCCTTAACAATAGCCCTGTCCTACAACTACCCATGGCGCAGCTCCCTGCGGCGGGTCGCATCTGGGGGACTTTTGTCCCCACAAAACCTGATCTCAGCAGTGGGGTCTCACTGATCGCCAAGGATCTACAGGGGACAGCGGTTATCTACGGCAGCAATGGCGAACCCCTAGGCACCCTGCGCAAAGGCATGGCGATCGAAGTCGAGGGCATCCGTCTCAGCTTGGTCGACCTAGTCGGCAGTACCGGCCTGCAGATCAAGTCTGATCCGGGGATTCCCTGGGTCTATGCCGGCTTCCTGTTTGTGATGGTGGGCGTGGTTTGCAGCTACGTCTCCCACGCGCAGGTCTGGGCTCTAGAGCAGGACGGTCAGCTGTATATTGGTGGCCGGAGCAATCGCGCCTTGGTGGCGTTCGAGCAGGAAATGCTAGCCGTTCTCGCTCAGCTGGATGCACAAAGTAATCACTCAGCAGAAACTGCGATCGCCTGA
- the galE gene encoding UDP-glucose 4-epimerase GalE gives MAGATILVTGGAGYIGSHTVRALQAQGYQPIVLDNLSNGQRAIAAEVLQVPLIVGDTRDRLLLDRLFAEHPIQAVIHFAASIEVGESVRDPGNFYANNVSGSLTLLQAMVAAGCQQLVFSSTCATYGLPQVIPIPEDHPQAPINPYGRSKWMVEQFLQDFQAAYGLRSVIFRYFNAAGADPKGDLGEAHDPETHLIPLVLQAAAGQRPSIQVYGTDYPTSDGTCIRDYIHVCDLADAHVRGLTYLADGGATTAFNLGNGNGFSVKEVIATAERVTQRSIPVQLSDRRPGDAIALVGSSDKARQILGWEPQFPSLETMIQHAWQWQQRCDRPS, from the coding sequence GTGGCAGGGGCAACCATTCTGGTGACGGGCGGCGCGGGCTATATCGGCTCCCATACGGTGCGGGCACTGCAAGCCCAGGGTTACCAGCCGATCGTGCTCGACAACCTCAGCAATGGCCAACGGGCGATCGCAGCAGAGGTCCTACAGGTGCCGTTGATTGTGGGAGACACCCGCGATCGCCTCTTGCTCGACCGCCTCTTTGCAGAGCATCCGATTCAGGCAGTGATTCACTTTGCTGCCTCGATCGAAGTTGGAGAGTCGGTGCGCGATCCCGGCAACTTCTACGCCAACAACGTCAGCGGTAGCTTGACCTTGCTGCAGGCAATGGTGGCAGCAGGCTGTCAGCAGCTCGTGTTTTCTTCGACCTGTGCGACCTACGGATTGCCGCAGGTGATTCCGATTCCCGAAGATCATCCCCAAGCCCCGATCAATCCCTACGGTCGCAGCAAGTGGATGGTGGAGCAGTTTCTGCAGGATTTTCAGGCTGCCTACGGCTTGCGATCGGTGATCTTCCGCTACTTCAATGCCGCTGGGGCTGATCCCAAGGGGGATTTGGGCGAGGCCCACGATCCAGAAACCCATTTGATTCCCTTGGTGCTCCAAGCCGCCGCCGGTCAGCGTCCCAGCATTCAGGTCTATGGCACGGACTACCCGACATCGGACGGCACCTGCATCCGCGACTACATCCATGTCTGTGATTTGGCCGATGCCCACGTACGGGGCCTGACTTACTTAGCGGACGGGGGAGCTACCACCGCCTTTAACTTGGGCAACGGCAATGGCTTCTCAGTCAAGGAAGTGATTGCCACCGCAGAGCGGGTCACCCAGCGATCGATTCCGGTGCAATTGAGCGATCGCCGCCCTGGTGATGCGATCGCCCTTGTCGGTAGCAGCGATAAAGCTCGCCAGATCCTCGGTTGGGAGCCGCAATTTCCCAGCTTAGAGACGATGATTCAGCATGCATGGCAGTGGCAGCAACGCTGCGATCGCCCCTCGTGA